In Marivivens aquimaris, one genomic interval encodes:
- a CDS encoding carbohydrate ABC transporter permease encodes MASQDVVSYETPLSKALRVLAGIFVALYLVWTLLPFFIMFVSSFKDLLEAFKLPEIGDWSGVSVFFDFTPTFKHYKTLFTENSFGTYIMNSLLAAGGSAVISVIFGSLAAYSLSRVDFRGKQDLFFWIISTRMAPVVAVMVPLYSIFRSLDLVGTLPGLILAYTTFNLPFAIWILKGFFDNVPFAIEEAQMVDGSTRFQAFRSILPLVAPGIGAFVVLCILFAWNDFLFAAIIGSGGAKTLPVATRELVQPQNIQWGSIMAAGVVTTAPMMLLGLVIRKYLVTGLTMGAVKE; translated from the coding sequence AGGGATCTTTGTCGCCCTCTATCTGGTCTGGACCCTACTGCCGTTCTTCATCATGTTCGTCTCGTCCTTCAAGGACCTGCTCGAAGCCTTCAAGCTGCCGGAAATCGGTGACTGGTCGGGTGTCTCGGTCTTCTTCGACTTCACCCCGACGTTCAAACACTACAAGACGCTGTTCACCGAAAACAGCTTCGGCACCTACATCATGAACAGCCTTCTGGCTGCGGGTGGTTCGGCGGTAATTTCGGTGATCTTCGGCTCGCTGGCGGCCTATAGCCTCAGCCGGGTGGACTTTCGCGGTAAGCAGGATCTGTTCTTCTGGATCATCTCGACCCGTATGGCGCCTGTCGTCGCGGTGATGGTCCCGCTCTACTCGATCTTCCGCAGCCTCGACCTCGTCGGTACGCTGCCGGGTCTGATCCTTGCCTACACCACCTTCAACCTGCCGTTCGCGATCTGGATCCTCAAAGGCTTCTTCGACAACGTGCCCTTCGCGATCGAAGAAGCACAGATGGTCGATGGCTCGACCCGCTTCCAAGCGTTCCGCTCGATCCTGCCGCTGGTTGCTCCCGGTATCGGTGCCTTCGTGGTCCTGTGTATCCTGTTCGCTTGGAACGACTTCCTGTTCGCCGCGATCATCGGTTCGGGCGGTGCAAAGACGCTCCCCGTCGCGACCCGCGAACTGGTGCAGCCCCAGAACATCCAATGGGGTTCGATCATGGCCGCAGGCGTCGTGACCACCGCTCCGATGATGCTGCTGGGCCTTGTGATCCGCAAATACCTCGTCACCGGCCTCACCATGGGTGCTGTCAAAGAATGA
- a CDS encoding ABC transporter ATP-binding protein yields MATVSIRNVWKYYGETPAVKDLNITCPDGSFVSILGPSGCGKSSTMRMLAGLEHISAGDVFFDDQRVNDLAPKDRDVAMVFENYALYPHKSVYENIANPLRLRNASEDTIKQRVKGAADLLEISHLLDRRPHELSGGQKQRVAIGRAIVREPKLFLFDEPIAHLDAKLRAHMRGEIKHLQRTLGTTMIYVTHDQLEALSMADYIAVMHDGELQQWGTPSEIFNHPVNAWVAGFVGEPAMNFLTCDIQGRGDDVLLKHQNFEIPLLDNQVGRLNGAASGGVARMGVRPDALSISMTKPDEAAMNGKIFVNELLGGDMLVDVQLDDCRIRVKTTPEFVGKPGDNCFLTVNRDKWHVFDSGDGHAYF; encoded by the coding sequence ATGGCGACTGTAAGCATTCGCAATGTCTGGAAATACTACGGCGAAACGCCGGCTGTAAAAGACCTGAACATCACCTGCCCGGACGGCAGCTTTGTATCCATCCTCGGCCCGTCGGGCTGCGGCAAATCCTCGACCATGCGGATGCTCGCAGGTCTGGAGCACATCAGCGCGGGCGACGTTTTCTTCGACGATCAGCGCGTGAACGATCTGGCTCCGAAGGACCGCGACGTTGCGATGGTGTTCGAGAACTACGCGCTCTATCCGCATAAGTCGGTCTACGAGAACATCGCCAACCCGCTGCGTCTGCGTAACGCCAGCGAGGACACCATCAAGCAGCGCGTCAAAGGTGCTGCGGACCTTCTGGAAATCTCGCACCTGCTGGACCGCCGTCCGCACGAACTGTCGGGTGGTCAGAAGCAGCGTGTCGCCATCGGCCGCGCCATCGTCCGTGAACCCAAGCTGTTCCTGTTCGACGAACCGATTGCCCACCTCGACGCCAAGCTGCGCGCCCACATGCGCGGCGAGATCAAGCACCTCCAGCGCACGCTGGGCACCACGATGATCTACGTGACCCACGACCAGCTCGAAGCGCTTTCGATGGCCGACTACATCGCGGTCATGCACGACGGTGAGCTCCAGCAGTGGGGCACCCCGTCGGAGATCTTCAACCATCCCGTCAACGCGTGGGTCGCGGGCTTCGTCGGCGAACCGGCGATGAACTTCCTGACTTGCGACATCCAGGGCCGCGGCGATGATGTTCTGCTCAAGCACCAGAACTTCGAAATCCCGCTTCTGGACAATCAGGTGGGCCGTCTGAACGGTGCTGCCTCGGGCGGTGTTGCCCGTATGGGCGTGCGTCCCGACGCACTGTCGATCAGCATGACCAAGCCGGACGAGGCCGCAATGAACGGCAAGATCTTCGTCAACGAACTGCTCGGCGGCGACATGCTCGTGGACGTCCAGCTCGACGATTGCCGTATCCGCGTGAAGACCACGCCGGAGTTTGTCGGCAAGCCCGGTGACAACTGCTTCCTGACGGTGAACCGCGACAAGTGGCACGTCTTCGATAGCGGCGACGGTCACGCATACTTCTAA
- a CDS encoding FGGY-family carbohydrate kinase has protein sequence MSGAGKVFVGIDAGTTGCTVMVFDEKGDAIGHGYHEYNCSSPQPGWIEQDLDEVWSGICAASKQAVAKAGVPAEAYHSVGLSSQRGTFGMLDANRRPLMNSLVWNCGRALKSVEAISAEFGAEEHQAHTGMQISPLWSAAKIIWLRENRPDLFDATAWFVNGQEYFLWRMGADDWATDPASLTLNGMMDIAKLDWSDRILDICGIGRDRLPPVGAPAAMVGRLSKAAAHETGLPAGIILCRGAGDQQCAAIGAGVIKQGMAEFTVGTSGVMVAHLDSVDRIQGDKLWWGGHGVPGAWDIEGGAFSLGASLRWWRDHLGRNETDASLQTGRSPYAIMVDEAHRSKPGANGAMFHSFMASQVTPYYDAVARGGFFGLGLYHERHDLIRALLEGCAHEMKMVFDSFQSDIKGGITDFRLTGGGTKSDGFVQVMTDIIGQPSTVTKERECTALGAAILGAYGSGAFSSIEEAVENMVQVESTFEPTIRLGELYGEQHAIYRGTYEAISQSAQYAALSEFSAKYQ, from the coding sequence GTGTCGGGAGCAGGAAAAGTCTTTGTCGGTATCGATGCCGGCACCACGGGCTGCACGGTCATGGTCTTTGACGAAAAAGGCGACGCCATCGGCCATGGCTATCATGAATACAACTGTTCGTCGCCCCAACCGGGCTGGATCGAACAGGACCTCGACGAGGTCTGGAGCGGCATCTGCGCCGCCAGTAAACAAGCGGTCGCCAAAGCAGGCGTTCCCGCAGAGGCCTACCATTCGGTCGGTCTGTCGAGCCAGCGCGGCACCTTCGGTATGCTCGATGCGAACCGCCGCCCGCTGATGAACTCGCTAGTGTGGAACTGCGGTCGTGCGCTGAAAAGCGTCGAGGCGATCTCTGCCGAATTCGGTGCCGAAGAGCACCAAGCCCACACCGGCATGCAGATCAGCCCGCTGTGGTCGGCGGCCAAGATCATCTGGCTGCGGGAAAACCGCCCCGATCTGTTCGACGCGACCGCGTGGTTCGTCAACGGTCAGGAATACTTCCTCTGGCGCATGGGCGCCGATGACTGGGCGACCGATCCGGCCTCGCTGACGCTGAACGGCATGATGGACATCGCCAAGCTCGATTGGTCCGACCGTATCCTCGACATCTGCGGCATTGGCCGCGACCGCCTGCCGCCGGTCGGCGCGCCTGCCGCAATGGTCGGCCGTCTGTCCAAAGCCGCAGCCCACGAAACGGGGCTGCCCGCGGGCATCATCCTGTGCCGCGGCGCGGGTGACCAGCAGTGCGCCGCTATCGGCGCGGGCGTCATCAAGCAGGGTATGGCCGAATTCACCGTCGGCACTTCGGGCGTCATGGTAGCGCACCTCGACAGCGTTGATCGCATTCAGGGCGACAAGCTCTGGTGGGGTGGTCACGGTGTGCCGGGTGCATGGGACATCGAGGGCGGCGCGTTCAGCCTCGGCGCAAGCCTGCGCTGGTGGCGTGACCATCTGGGCCGCAACGAAACCGATGCCTCGCTCCAGACGGGCCGCAGCCCCTATGCGATCATGGTCGACGAAGCGCACCGCTCCAAGCCTGGTGCGAACGGCGCGATGTTCCACAGCTTCATGGCCAGCCAGGTCACGCCGTACTACGACGCGGTCGCACGCGGCGGCTTCTTCGGCCTCGGCCTCTATCACGAACGTCACGACCTCATCCGCGCGCTGCTCGAAGGTTGCGCGCACGAGATGAAGATGGTCTTCGACAGCTTCCAGTCGGACATCAAGGGCGGCATCACCGATTTCCGTCTGACCGGCGGTGGCACCAAGTCCGACGGCTTTGTCCAGGTCATGACCGACATCATCGGCCAGCCGTCCACGGTCACCAAGGAACGCGAATGCACCGCACTTGGCGCTGCGATCCTCGGCGCCTACGGCTCCGGCGCGTTCTCGTCGATCGAGGAAGCGGTGGAGAACATGGTGCAGGTCGAAAGCACCTTCGAGCCGACCATCCGTCTGGGTGAACTCTATGGCGAGCAACACGCGATCTATCGCGGCACTTACGAGGCCATTTCGCAGAGCGCGCAATACGCGGCTCTGAGCGAATTCTCGGCCAAATATCAGTAA
- a CDS encoding VOC family protein: MGIPGIRGMEHVGITVPDINEACDFFTRILGAEVLFTAATDFRAEDDWMHRHLRVHPRAEIKEFRYVRLGNGTNLEVFEYTSPDQKTDGPLKNSDIGGHHMAFYVDDIDAAIAFLRSEGVEVLGEPTHYTEGPNLGLSWCYFLAPWGLQLEVVSAPKGTVFDNEAKAAGNRRLFDPSRPAETLI; this comes from the coding sequence ATGGGTATTCCCGGTATTCGCGGCATGGAACACGTCGGCATCACGGTTCCCGACATCAACGAAGCCTGCGATTTCTTCACCCGCATCCTCGGCGCGGAAGTGCTGTTCACCGCAGCGACAGACTTCCGTGCGGAAGACGACTGGATGCACCGCCACCTGCGCGTCCACCCGCGCGCCGAGATCAAGGAATTCCGCTATGTGCGCCTTGGCAACGGCACCAACCTCGAAGTGTTCGAATACACCTCGCCCGACCAGAAGACCGATGGACCGTTGAAGAACAGCGACATCGGTGGTCACCACATGGCGTTCTACGTCGATGACATCGACGCCGCGATTGCCTTCCTGCGCAGCGAAGGCGTCGAGGTTCTGGGCGAGCCGACACACTACACCGAAGGTCCGAACCTCGGTCTGTCGTGGTGCTATTTCCTTGCGCCGTGGGGGCTTCAGCTCGAAGTCGTCTCTGCGCCCAAGGGCACCGTTTTCGATAACGAAGCCAAGGCTGCAGGGAACCGCCGCCTCTTCGATCCGTCGCGTCCGGCTGAAACGCTGATCTGA
- a CDS encoding class II fructose-bisphosphate aldolase yields the protein MPLVSMGPLLRRARADGYGVAAYNMIDFNSARAIVNGATDMNAPVIIQVSVKTVKHWGYRHLANWVWMLANDAPVPVALHLDHCTDIDVIKRCIDAGWTSVMFDGSSLPFEENLAKSKAVYALTESAKIGLEAEIGAIGGVEDDKVVNDDAARLADFDECLKFVAEMPNLAAFAPAIGTAHGFYRGEAKIAYDLLERITNAIDIPIALHGGTGLTDDQFHRCIGLGCGKVNISTMHKRLFIEGFTNLKAEKPTLAEPLPFLMAQEEAMKADVRSNIKTFGSAGRAWEVSDVA from the coding sequence ATGCCTTTGGTTTCGATGGGCCCGCTTTTGCGGCGGGCCCGTGCGGACGGCTACGGCGTCGCCGCATATAACATGATCGATTTCAACTCCGCCCGTGCCATCGTCAACGGCGCGACGGACATGAACGCGCCGGTGATCATTCAGGTGTCGGTCAAGACGGTCAAACACTGGGGCTACCGCCATCTGGCGAACTGGGTCTGGATGCTGGCCAACGATGCGCCCGTGCCCGTGGCGCTCCACCTTGACCACTGCACCGACATTGACGTGATCAAACGCTGCATCGACGCGGGCTGGACCAGCGTGATGTTCGACGGCTCGTCGTTACCGTTCGAAGAAAACCTCGCCAAGTCCAAGGCCGTTTATGCCCTGACCGAGTCTGCGAAGATCGGCCTTGAGGCTGAAATCGGCGCCATCGGCGGGGTAGAGGACGACAAGGTCGTCAACGATGACGCGGCGCGCCTGGCGGACTTCGACGAGTGCCTGAAATTCGTGGCCGAGATGCCGAACCTCGCAGCCTTCGCGCCTGCCATCGGCACGGCGCACGGGTTCTATCGCGGTGAAGCCAAGATCGCGTATGACCTGCTGGAGCGGATCACCAACGCCATCGACATCCCGATTGCGTTGCATGGCGGGACGGGCCTCACCGATGATCAGTTCCACCGCTGCATCGGCCTCGGCTGCGGTAAGGTGAACATCTCCACCATGCACAAGCGGCTCTTCATCGAAGGGTTCACCAACCTCAAAGCCGAAAAGCCGACCCTCGCCGAGCCGCTGCCGTTCCTGATGGCGCAGGAAGAAGCGATGAAGGCCGACGTTCGTTCGAACATCAAGACCTTCGGGTCGGCGGGCCGTGCGTGGGAGGTGAGCGATGTCGCGTGA
- a CDS encoding HAD family hydrolase translates to MSREMQALIFDCDGVLVDTERDGHREAFNHAFADHELNTVWSVERYGELLTTGGGKERMRRHFDETGWPVPESQRDQLIASLHRAKTAYFMELIASGKLPLRPGVQRMVDAALDAGLKVAVCSTSNERAVETVVRVMLGEDRADKIAIFAGDVVARKKPDPAIYTLAATTLGLDPAACVVVEDSHIGLNAAKSAGMRCIVTKSTYTEDEDFTGADRIVSDLDAGIDLALCQSLTQSEEATCH, encoded by the coding sequence ATGTCGCGTGAGATGCAGGCGCTCATCTTCGATTGCGACGGGGTTCTCGTCGACACCGAACGTGATGGCCACCGCGAGGCGTTCAACCACGCCTTCGCGGATCACGAGCTGAACACCGTCTGGTCGGTAGAGCGCTACGGCGAACTGCTGACCACGGGCGGCGGCAAGGAGCGGATGCGTCGCCACTTTGACGAGACAGGCTGGCCCGTTCCCGAAAGCCAGCGCGACCAACTGATCGCGAGCCTGCACCGCGCCAAGACCGCTTACTTCATGGAGTTGATCGCAAGCGGCAAGCTCCCTCTTCGTCCCGGTGTGCAGCGAATGGTCGACGCCGCGTTGGACGCGGGTCTCAAAGTCGCCGTCTGTTCGACGTCCAACGAGCGCGCGGTCGAAACGGTTGTCCGCGTTATGCTGGGCGAGGACCGTGCCGACAAGATCGCGATCTTCGCGGGCGATGTCGTCGCCAGAAAGAAACCCGATCCGGCGATCTACACGCTGGCAGCGACGACGCTCGGCCTCGACCCTGCAGCCTGCGTGGTGGTCGAAGACAGCCACATCGGCCTCAACGCCGCCAAGTCCGCCGGAATGCGCTGCATCGTCACCAAGTCTACCTACACGGAAGACGAAGACTTCACCGGTGCGGATCGGATCGTCTCGGACCTCGACGCGGGAATCGACCTCGCGCTTTGCCAATCACTCACCCAATCGGAGGAAGCCACATGCCACTGA
- a CDS encoding putative quinol monooxygenase produces MPLTVVARLKAKAGMEETLKAVLSGLLAPTRAENGCIFYDMHASDDEKGLFMFTEEWESRERWQDHMNSPHLQAFEAQQSELCESWTLFTGQRV; encoded by the coding sequence ATGCCACTGACCGTCGTTGCCCGGCTCAAAGCCAAGGCCGGAATGGAAGAAACCCTGAAGGCGGTCCTGTCGGGCCTCCTTGCGCCGACCCGCGCCGAAAACGGCTGCATTTTCTACGATATGCACGCCTCGGACGACGAGAAGGGTCTGTTCATGTTCACCGAGGAGTGGGAAAGCCGCGAACGCTGGCAGGACCATATGAACTCGCCGCACCTGCAAGCCTTCGAAGCGCAGCAATCCGAGCTTTGTGAAAGCTGGACGCTGTTCACCGGTCAGAGGGTCTGA
- a CDS encoding MBL fold metallo-hydrolase encodes MKIKFYAHASFRLEGDGLALITDPFNCELSKFDPINEPADIVLMSSDTDDFHSDPSHILGNPEVVNTLAIPQGGQDVKGIHVDSFPATESLTFDYQTEYGRDPDANALYRFKIGGLTFLHMGDIGTAVPDGHLDALKGTVDVILALTGDHATIPLPDLDRAIEIIGPKAVIPMHYFSEKGVLAIEPVESFLARVPEDTVTRVGGSELELTPEMLPDSGAPRVFVFEQSR; translated from the coding sequence ATGAAAATCAAATTCTACGCTCACGCCAGCTTCCGGCTCGAAGGCGACGGTCTCGCACTCATTACCGATCCGTTCAACTGCGAACTGTCGAAATTCGACCCGATTAACGAGCCTGCGGATATCGTGCTGATGTCATCAGACACCGACGATTTCCACTCTGATCCGAGCCACATCCTCGGCAATCCCGAGGTCGTCAACACACTCGCCATTCCGCAGGGCGGGCAGGATGTCAAAGGCATCCATGTGGACTCGTTCCCTGCGACCGAAAGCCTGACCTTCGACTATCAGACCGAATACGGCCGCGATCCCGATGCCAACGCGCTCTACCGCTTCAAGATCGGCGGGCTGACGTTCCTGCATATGGGCGACATTGGCACGGCGGTGCCGGATGGTCACCTTGATGCGCTCAAAGGGACGGTGGATGTAATCCTTGCGCTGACCGGTGATCACGCAACGATCCCGCTGCCCGATCTGGACCGCGCGATCGAAATCATCGGCCCGAAGGCCGTCATTCCGATGCACTATTTCAGTGAAAAAGGCGTGCTCGCCATCGAGCCCGTCGAAAGCTTCCTCGCCCGTGTGCCGGAAGACACCGTTACCCGCGTCGGCGGGTCCGAATTGGAGCTGACACCCGAGATGCTGCCTGATAGCGGCGCGCCCCGCGTGTTTGTCTTCGAGCAGTCGCGATAA
- a CDS encoding MurR/RpiR family transcriptional regulator codes for MPEMTPQPALESDLVQRIQERYQNLRKSERIVADYLREHAGTRLSLSITELAQTLGISEATISRVSRALGYSGFPDLKLSLAEGAVSRSRYSNIPAEIEQTDTLIGTSAKLANLLATALQGTQRMLDSSKIDQCIIALKKARRIVLVGVGGGAAICDEAAHLFMKAGLDATACNDHYTQVVLAANLGPEDVMIGISHTGTTMGVASALKLAGEKGATTIAMTSDPASAVARAAEINLATWTSDTPSVPLYGDFLEGRISQIYLIDLLYIGLLFGDDFDGSAKLQNTATALTDYYQHFGKDV; via the coding sequence ATGCCCGAAATGACACCGCAACCCGCCCTTGAGTCTGACCTCGTTCAGCGAATCCAGGAGCGGTACCAGAACCTCCGGAAGTCGGAGCGGATCGTTGCGGACTACCTGCGAGAGCACGCAGGCACGCGCCTGAGCCTGTCCATCACCGAGCTCGCGCAGACGCTCGGTATCTCCGAGGCCACTATCAGCCGCGTGAGCCGCGCGCTGGGCTATTCGGGCTTTCCCGATCTGAAGCTGTCACTGGCAGAGGGCGCGGTCTCCCGCTCCCGTTACTCCAACATCCCGGCAGAGATCGAACAGACCGACACGCTGATCGGCACCTCGGCCAAGCTGGCAAACCTGCTCGCCACGGCGCTGCAAGGCACCCAGCGGATGCTGGATTCGTCCAAGATCGACCAGTGTATCATCGCACTGAAGAAAGCCCGCCGTATCGTGCTAGTCGGCGTAGGCGGCGGTGCGGCGATCTGTGACGAGGCCGCGCACCTGTTCATGAAAGCCGGGCTTGATGCCACGGCGTGCAACGACCACTACACACAGGTGGTTCTGGCGGCCAACCTCGGCCCCGAAGACGTGATGATCGGCATCTCGCACACCGGCACCACCATGGGCGTCGCGAGCGCGCTGAAACTGGCGGGGGAAAAGGGTGCGACGACCATCGCGATGACCTCTGACCCTGCGTCCGCTGTGGCCCGTGCGGCTGAGATCAATCTGGCAACGTGGACGTCCGACACGCCGTCCGTGCCGCTTTACGGGGACTTTCTCGAAGGCCGCATCAGCCAGATCTACCTGATCGACCTGCTCTATATCGGCCTGCTGTTCGGTGACGATTTCGACGGTTCCGCCAAGCTGCAAAACACCGCCACGGCGCTCACCGATTACTACCAGCACTTCGGCAAGGACGTCTGA
- a CDS encoding thiamine pyrophosphate-dependent dehydrogenase E1 component subunit alpha has product MGAVADKKNAPSREFLEEIFRTAFKIRVFETEGIKLYRQGLIRGYFHPYLGQEGIATGACAALSEGDYIASTHRGHGHCIAWGADVKKMVAELLQKETGYCKGYGGSMHIADIEVGNLGANGIVGAGTPLGVGAALANQVRGSDAVTVTFSTDGASNNGTFLESLNLAAIWNLNFILLVENNGYAVSTRIEESTRDTDLYKRGQAIGVESHQVDGNDPFAVYQVMKDAVETCRQGKGPVLIEAKTYRHMGHHVNDPGKYMPESELSYYKARDPVDRARDALREIGDASEEEIAAIEAEINAEFAEAVEFSKNSPEVTIESFREFAVGY; this is encoded by the coding sequence ATGGGAGCCGTTGCAGATAAGAAGAACGCACCGTCGCGGGAATTTTTGGAGGAAATTTTCCGCACGGCGTTCAAGATCCGGGTCTTCGAGACCGAAGGGATCAAACTGTACCGTCAAGGCCTGATCCGCGGCTACTTCCACCCGTATCTGGGGCAGGAAGGCATCGCGACAGGCGCCTGCGCAGCACTCAGCGAAGGCGACTACATCGCGTCGACCCACCGCGGTCACGGCCACTGCATCGCTTGGGGTGCGGATGTGAAGAAAATGGTAGCCGAACTGCTCCAGAAGGAGACGGGCTACTGCAAGGGCTACGGCGGCTCGATGCACATCGCGGATATCGAGGTCGGTAACCTCGGCGCGAACGGCATCGTGGGCGCAGGTACGCCGCTCGGCGTCGGCGCTGCGCTGGCCAATCAGGTGCGCGGCTCGGATGCCGTCACCGTCACATTCTCGACCGACGGTGCGTCCAACAACGGCACCTTCCTCGAGAGCCTGAACCTTGCTGCGATCTGGAACCTGAACTTCATCCTGCTCGTGGAAAACAACGGCTACGCGGTGTCGACCCGTATCGAGGAATCCACCCGAGATACCGACCTCTACAAGCGCGGTCAGGCCATCGGCGTCGAAAGCCATCAGGTCGACGGTAACGATCCATTCGCTGTCTATCAGGTGATGAAGGACGCCGTGGAAACCTGCCGTCAGGGTAAGGGGCCGGTGCTCATCGAGGCCAAGACCTACCGCCATATGGGCCACCACGTGAACGATCCGGGCAAGTATATGCCCGAAAGCGAGCTGTCCTACTACAAGGCCCGCGATCCGGTCGACCGTGCCCGCGACGCCCTGCGCGAAATTGGCGATGCCAGCGAAGAGGAGATCGCTGCCATCGAAGCCGAAATCAACGCCGAATTCGCCGAAGCGGTCGAATTCTCGAAGAACAGCCCAGAGGTCACCATCGAAAGCTTCCGCGAATTCGCGGTCGGCTACTGA
- a CDS encoding alpha-ketoacid dehydrogenase subunit beta: MAVRELMYREALREALDEEMGLNSDVFIIGEGIAERGGSYKVTEGLLDKYGPKRVRDTPIAEAGMIGLGVGAAIAGSRPIVEILYVDFAMLGMDMIVNQAAKFRLMTGGEGRVPFVMRTQGGTGGGVAAQHSQSLEALFYHIPGLRVVMPSTPADAKGLLKYALRQDDPVMFLEHKHLYMTKGPVPDGEHIIEFGKGDIKREGTDVTLIAWSNMIPRTLEAAAELAAQGINAEVIDPRTLVPLDREMIINSVLKTRRCVIVQEANRRGGVASDIASIIQEECFYELDAPVEIVAGLDIPVPFNLTLEKASVPQKDDVVAAVRRSLHMAPLATAAE, encoded by the coding sequence ATGGCAGTTCGTGAACTCATGTACCGCGAGGCCCTTCGGGAGGCGCTCGACGAGGAAATGGGCCTGAATTCCGATGTGTTCATCATCGGTGAAGGCATTGCTGAGCGTGGTGGCAGCTACAAGGTCACCGAAGGACTACTCGACAAATACGGACCCAAGCGCGTCCGCGACACCCCGATTGCCGAAGCAGGCATGATCGGTCTCGGCGTCGGCGCAGCCATCGCAGGTTCGCGTCCGATCGTAGAGATCCTCTACGTCGACTTCGCCATGCTGGGCATGGATATGATCGTGAACCAGGCTGCGAAGTTCCGTCTGATGACGGGCGGCGAGGGCCGTGTTCCGTTCGTGATGCGGACCCAAGGCGGTACCGGCGGCGGCGTTGCGGCGCAGCACTCGCAGTCGCTCGAAGCGTTGTTCTACCACATCCCGGGTCTGCGCGTGGTCATGCCGTCCACGCCCGCAGATGCAAAGGGCCTGCTGAAGTACGCTCTGCGTCAGGACGATCCGGTGATGTTCCTCGAACACAAGCACCTCTACATGACCAAGGGTCCGGTGCCTGACGGCGAGCACATCATCGAGTTCGGCAAGGGCGACATCAAGCGTGAGGGCACCGATGTGACCCTGATCGCTTGGTCGAACATGATCCCGCGCACGCTCGAGGCTGCTGCGGAACTGGCCGCGCAGGGCATTAACGCAGAGGTCATCGACCCACGCACGCTGGTGCCGCTGGACCGCGAGATGATCATCAATTCGGTGCTGAAGACGCGCCGCTGCGTGATCGTTCAGGAAGCCAACCGCCGCGGCGGTGTGGCCTCGGACATCGCGTCGATCATTCAGGAAGAGTGCTTCTACGAACTGGACGCACCTGTCGAGATCGTCGCCGGTCTGGATATTCCGGTACCGTTCAACCTGACGCTCGAAAAGGCGTCGGTCCCGCAGAAGGACGATGTCGTGGCAGCGGTCCGCCGCAGCCTCCACATGGCGCCTCTGGCGACCGCTGCGGAGTGA